One region of Pseudomonas sp. ABC1 genomic DNA includes:
- a CDS encoding pilus assembly protein PilP has product MKRVCLLTILLLAGCDEHAAKGDLSGFVAETLARPALPPEPLPVFSAYEGFTYTAAALRHPFQAIQGDGQGDSLDFPGNGQPRGLLEGADIARFTMVGWLSGRTGRYGLAKGEGGVHRVGVGDYLGTSRGRVVAIEEASIELLEVVPDGEGGWHERPRRLVLAVRP; this is encoded by the coding sequence ATGAAACGAGTCTGTCTGCTGACGATACTGCTGCTGGCGGGGTGCGATGAGCATGCCGCCAAGGGTGATCTGTCCGGTTTCGTGGCCGAAACCCTGGCCAGGCCGGCGCTGCCTCCCGAGCCCCTGCCGGTCTTTTCCGCATACGAGGGTTTTACCTATACCGCTGCGGCGTTGCGGCATCCCTTCCAGGCGATCCAGGGGGATGGACAAGGCGACTCTCTGGATTTCCCCGGCAATGGGCAACCTCGCGGTCTGCTGGAAGGGGCCGATATCGCCCGCTTCACCATGGTCGGTTGGCTTTCCGGGCGCACGGGGCGCTATGGGCTCGCCAAAGGCGAGGGTGGCGTCCACCGGGTGGGCGTGGGTGACTACCTGGGGACGAGCAGGGGGCGAGTCGTTGCGATCGAAGAGGCGTCGATCGAGTTGCTGGAGGTCGTTCCAGACGGTGAGGGCGGCTGGCATGAACGCCCCCGTCGACTGGTGCTGGCGGTGCGGCCATGA
- a CDS encoding type 4a pilus biogenesis protein PilO, protein MSGLHLLDAVREVDFPERLARPESWPATVKVLCAGCLLLVSLSLEYWLCLHDVRARLGQAEAQELLLRQRFSSQAARASGLEPLRQQVIDLRSARDGVVQQWPVDGGVSGVLEAISRSGLESGVQIDGIRLPPGAASAFYIEQPIQLSLTGTYHALATFVSDLSRLPGMVAPHDFDIGPEKPPTGRLRMDIQARAYAYRDKDVSQ, encoded by the coding sequence CCGGAAAGTTGGCCGGCCACGGTCAAGGTGCTCTGTGCAGGCTGCCTGCTGCTCGTATCCCTGTCGCTGGAATATTGGCTCTGCCTGCATGACGTGAGGGCGCGATTGGGGCAGGCCGAGGCGCAGGAGCTCTTGCTTCGGCAGCGATTCTCCAGCCAGGCCGCCCGAGCGAGCGGCCTGGAGCCGTTGCGGCAGCAGGTGATCGACCTGCGCTCGGCTCGCGATGGGGTCGTGCAGCAGTGGCCGGTCGATGGTGGCGTATCCGGTGTACTGGAGGCTATCTCGCGCAGCGGGCTGGAGAGTGGGGTGCAGATCGACGGGATCAGGTTACCGCCCGGGGCGGCATCCGCCTTTTATATAGAACAACCGATCCAGCTCTCCCTGACAGGGACGTACCACGCGCTCGCGACCTTCGTCAGTGACCTCTCCAGGTTGCCGGGAATGGTGGCCCCGCACGACTTCGACATCGGACCGGAGAAGCCGCCCACTGGCCGGCTGCGCATGGATATCCAGGCCCGAGCCTATGCCTACCGAGACAAGGACGTAAGCCAATGA